One genomic window of Triplophysa rosa linkage group LG11, Trosa_1v2, whole genome shotgun sequence includes the following:
- the hapstr1a gene encoding UPF0472 protein C16orf72 homolog: MEEKKEESEAEIHEHGPEFWFSKWERQCLAVAEQEEPNEEEMDQNQEKLWHLFQNSATAVAQLYKDRVCHQQGLSLWSPFQNAATAVTNLYKESVDAHKRSYDLGIQIGHQRRNKDVLAWVTKRRRTIRREDLISFLCGKAPPPRTSRAAPKLTVMSPNRPPSSDTVSSVETDLQPFCEAIALHGLSGAMAGISVRPSTPGSPTHVSGSSGGGRRRNGLHDVDLNTFISEEMAVHLGSAGNRKRTSAQCADVITDSPTHKRNRMI, translated from the exons ATGGAGGAAAAGAAGGAGGAGAGCGAAGCGGAAATTCACGAGCACGGACCCGAATTTTGGTTCTCCAAGTGGGAGCGCCAGTGCCTGGCTGTGGCCGAACAAGAAGAACCGAACGAGGAAGAGATGGACCAAAACCAGGAAAAACTCTGGCATCTCTTTCAGAATTCAGCTACGGCAGTAGCGCAACTTTATAAAG ATCGAGTATGCCACCAGCAAGGGCTCTCGTTGTGGTCTCCATTTCAGAATGCTGCAACAGCAGTGACAAATCTTTACAAAG AGAGTGTTGATGCACACAAGAGGAGCTATGATTTAGGAATTCAGATTGGTCATCAGCGACGTAATAAAGATGTTTTGGCTTGGGTCACAAAGCGAAGGAGAACTATTCGAAGAGAAGATTTGATAAGTTTCCTATGTGGCAAAGCGCCACCACCAAGGACTTCTAGAGCTGCCCCCAAACTGACTGTCATGTCTCCTAATCGACCACCTTCATCGGACACCGTGTCATCTGTAGAGACTGATTTACAGCCTTTTTGTGAGGCCATAGCACTACATG GGCTAAGTGGAGCGATGGCAGGCATCAGTGTCCGGCCCAGCACTCCTGGCTCACCTACGCACGTAAGCGGCAGTTCAGGTGGGGGTCGCAGGCGGAATGGACTGCACGATGTGGACTTGAATACTTTCATATCGGAGGAGATGGCCGTCCACCTTGGAAGTGCAGGCAATAGAAAGCGGACCTCAGCTCAGTGTGCTGATGTCATCACAGACTCCCCGACCCATAAACGTAACCGAATGATCTGA